A part of Anabas testudineus chromosome 9, fAnaTes1.2, whole genome shotgun sequence genomic DNA contains:
- the LOC113150281 gene encoding C-X-C motif chemokine 13-like, with product MTKPMLFLAALTLYCCIAIMPAFARDGCRCIRYSTNVIPKWAIKKVEILPPSGHCRRPEIIITTRKGIVHCTKPGLQWVDDLISFLQRQNRVKATLSPTASTTREMNV from the exons ATGACTAAGCCAATGCTGTTCCTGGCTGCTCTGACTCTCTACTGCTGCATTGCCATTATGCCTG CTTTTGCCAGGGATGGCTGTCGGTGCATCCGCTATAGCACAAATGTTATTCCGAAGTGGGCCATCAAGAAAGTCGAGATACTTCCTCCTTCTGGACACTGTCGCCGGCCTGAAATCAT AATCACCACCAGGAAGGGAATAGTCCACTGCACCAAACCAGGGCTGCAGTGGGTGGACGACTTGATCAGCTTTTTGCAAAG GCAGAACAGGGTCAAAGCTACTCTGTCACCTACTGCTTCCACAACTCGTGAGATGAACGTCTGA